In bacterium YEK0313, one genomic interval encodes:
- the dmlR_16 gene encoding HTH-type transcriptional regulator DmlR — translation MDSLGALGAFLQAADCEGFTEAGRKLGVSPSAVSKAVARLEDRLGVRLFHRSTRSITLTAEGLLFRERCRRILSEFEAAEVELSRTRKAPQGRLRVTMPSMDMLLMPTVAAFKRRFPEIEMELDFSDRLVDLIEEGFDAAIRTGEGSDSRLMARRIGSYRRVIVGSPAYLRDSGTPERPEDLAGHACLIYRIPATGKLQLWPLQRDGRDLALDLAPSMVMNTLDPQVSLAEAGLGLACVPDITIRRQLEDGTLVSVLDAFMPTRTPLRVLWPTSRHLQPKVRVFVDFFAGSALAPDP, via the coding sequence ATGGACAGCCTCGGCGCTCTCGGCGCTTTCCTTCAGGCGGCGGATTGCGAAGGCTTCACCGAGGCCGGACGCAAGCTCGGCGTCTCGCCGTCGGCCGTCAGCAAGGCGGTGGCACGGCTCGAGGACAGGCTCGGAGTGAGGCTGTTCCATCGTTCCACGCGCAGCATCACGCTGACCGCGGAAGGCCTGCTGTTCCGCGAGCGCTGCCGGCGCATCCTCTCGGAATTCGAGGCGGCTGAAGTCGAGCTGTCGCGCACCCGCAAGGCGCCGCAGGGACGCTTGCGCGTCACCATGCCGTCCATGGACATGCTGCTGATGCCGACGGTCGCCGCGTTCAAGCGGCGCTTTCCCGAGATCGAGATGGAGCTCGACTTCTCCGACCGGCTCGTCGACCTCATCGAGGAGGGTTTCGATGCCGCGATCCGGACGGGCGAGGGCAGCGATTCCCGGCTGATGGCGCGGCGTATCGGCTCCTACAGGCGCGTCATTGTCGGCTCGCCGGCCTATTTGCGGGATAGCGGCACGCCCGAGCGCCCCGAGGATCTCGCCGGCCATGCCTGCCTGATCTACCGCATTCCGGCGACCGGCAAGCTGCAGCTCTGGCCGTTGCAGCGCGACGGCCGCGACCTGGCGCTGGATCTGGCTCCAAGCATGGTGATGAACACGCTCGATCCGCAGGTCAGCCTGGCCGAGGCGGGGCTGGGCCTTGCCTGCGTGCCGGACATCACCATCCGGCGCCAGCTCGAAGACGGCACGCTCGTCAGCGTGCTCGACGCCTTCATGCCGACCCGCACGCCCCTGCGCGTCCTCTGGCCGACCAGCCGGCATCTCCAGCCGAAAGTCAGGGTCTTTGTCGATTTCTTCGCCGGGAGCGCGCTCGCCCCCGATCCGTGA
- the ampR_1 gene encoding HTH-type transcriptional activator AmpR yields MTRLPNLRGLEAFVSVGETGSVRAAAAALSLTPSAVSRRVAALERDTDQVLMERTPRGIALTAEGRALHRVATKAFDAIATHLAQRRREYRAIVIKAPHSFASRWLAGLMPRLRERYPQLALTVATSPRIETLEPGEIAFRFGFGDWSDGLASKLIAMPMLAAARQGQAPPADGPLTRRDLAASRLLVVSGTERVWRLWLAANALGPLDGLDVLAFDNTDVAVRAAAAGAGFTLVGSGLYDPIEGPLQRYPATMADVGAGFYLVVPRTGGSVPPLRDLTGWLKAQFR; encoded by the coding sequence ATGACCCGCCTGCCCAATCTGCGCGGCCTCGAAGCCTTCGTCAGCGTCGGCGAGACCGGCAGCGTGCGGGCCGCGGCGGCAGCGCTCAGCCTGACGCCGTCGGCCGTCAGCCGGCGCGTCGCCGCGCTCGAACGCGATACCGACCAGGTCCTGATGGAGCGGACCCCGCGGGGCATCGCGCTGACCGCCGAAGGCCGCGCCCTGCACCGCGTCGCGACCAAGGCCTTCGACGCCATCGCCACCCATCTCGCGCAGCGCCGGCGCGAATATCGCGCCATCGTCATCAAGGCCCCGCATTCCTTCGCTTCGCGTTGGCTGGCCGGATTGATGCCGCGGCTGCGCGAACGTTACCCGCAGCTCGCCCTGACGGTTGCCACCTCGCCGCGGATCGAGACGCTCGAACCCGGCGAGATCGCCTTCCGGTTCGGCTTCGGCGACTGGAGCGACGGCCTCGCGAGCAAGCTGATCGCCATGCCCATGCTGGCCGCCGCGCGCCAGGGCCAGGCACCGCCCGCCGACGGCCCGCTGACGCGCCGCGATCTCGCCGCGTCCCGGCTCCTTGTGGTCAGCGGCACCGAGCGGGTCTGGCGCCTCTGGCTTGCCGCCAACGCGCTCGGCCCGCTCGACGGGCTCGACGTTCTCGCCTTCGACAATACCGACGTCGCGGTCCGCGCCGCCGCCGCCGGGGCCGGCTTCACCCTGGTCGGCTCCGGCCTTTACGACCCGATCGAAGGGCCGCTGCAGCGCTATCCCGCGACCATGGCCGATGTCGGCGCCGGCTTCTATCTGGTCGTGCCGCGCACCGGCGGCTCCGTGCCGCCGCTCCGTGACCTGACCGGCTGGCTCAAGGCGCAGTTCCGCTAG
- a CDS encoding Amidohydrolase: MIIDAWMQQSTERFARHAMLATLRRWTRDEMHAGITDAMTIAAMDAGGVDVGVASAWCGPEGWLVSHDEVAAFAAAYPGRIVGIASANLDRPMEAVRELRRAVRQLGFRGLRVVPWLWKLPPNDRRYYPLYAECVELGIPFLTQVGHTGPLRPSETGRPIPYLDEVALDFPELTIVGGHIGYPWTEEMIALCTKYENVHIDTSAYTVKRYPPELVRFMRGRGRRKVLFGTNHPMIAPAKALEGLDELGLDAEARALFLSGNAARVFGLAGGAA; the protein is encoded by the coding sequence ATGATCATCGATGCCTGGATGCAGCAGTCCACCGAACGCTTTGCCCGCCACGCCATGCTGGCGACGCTGAGGCGCTGGACCCGCGACGAGATGCATGCCGGCATCACCGACGCCATGACGATCGCCGCGATGGATGCGGGCGGCGTCGATGTCGGCGTCGCCTCGGCCTGGTGCGGGCCGGAGGGCTGGCTCGTCTCGCATGACGAGGTCGCGGCCTTCGCCGCCGCCTATCCCGGCCGGATCGTCGGCATTGCCAGCGCCAATCTCGACCGGCCGATGGAGGCGGTGCGCGAGCTGCGGCGGGCGGTAAGGCAGCTCGGCTTTCGCGGCCTGCGCGTCGTGCCCTGGCTCTGGAAGCTGCCGCCGAACGACCGGCGCTACTATCCGCTCTACGCCGAATGCGTCGAGCTCGGCATTCCGTTCCTGACCCAGGTCGGCCATACCGGCCCGCTGCGGCCCTCGGAAACCGGCCGGCCGATCCCCTATCTCGACGAGGTGGCGCTCGACTTTCCCGAACTGACCATCGTCGGCGGCCATATCGGCTATCCCTGGACCGAGGAGATGATCGCGCTCTGCACCAAATACGAAAACGTCCATATCGACACGTCGGCCTATACGGTGAAGCGCTATCCGCCGGAGCTCGTGCGCTTCATGCGCGGCCGCGGCCGGCGCAAGGTGCTGTTCGGCACCAACCATCCGATGATCGCGCCGGCCAAGGCGCTCGAAGGGCTGGACGAGCTCGGACTGGACGCGGAGGCGCGCGCGCTGTTTCTGAGCGGCAATGCCGCCCGCGTCTTCGGCCTCGCGGGCGGCGCGGCCTAA
- the barA_2 gene encoding Signal transduction histidine-protein kinase BarA encodes MQNVHGVPSDLVARWRNQLALVAEITGTQLARLLLVQQGEAETLLAEGPGAAGCAIGERVLLDGSGLFVARVAADQAALVVSDATVKEEWRRAPEVARGLRAYCGLPVLKPDGTLFGVVDLADRVARGFSSAQQRLLALCRDSIQDHLALVAVSAPAAPADADREADRERLQLAAEINGLGVWDYDVDRGVLHCDANWYRIFGRDPAEPVTTLEALRPMLHPDDVPLVDAALAIPQRRSGVAGRDNRAAFRVMHPDGTIRRVSSVARFIPATPGRPNRLTGIVVDVTEAHEAEERLKRSLEALQQTEKLARLGSWTWDVGADFIAWSDTANQLFGWDPAKPLPGYDGMAALFAPESWERLGPVVQECLETGEPYVIDMEAIRTDGSHFFVQARGQAERDASGKVVSLFGTILDITQRRAAEQALAERERWLSDMVENLPAGAMLVKDGELLVNKAVEAMTGYSREELPTREIWFERLFRDSAGIRMRAYMEHRARGFGDVAKVTFYRKDGEPRRAEITPTAVKGDEIWLMRDITEQERLTDALSDEKERLVLATQAGRIGVFGIDFRARKVTWDEQMHVLYGRRPGDFGGDFGDWAAILHPDDRDEMTRRWQAAIGTESFFEDEFRMVRPDGEVRHIRSYARLFQDGDGQPLRAVGVNWDSTDIHRTAEVLNTAKEVAEAAERAKSDFLATMSHEIRTPLNTVIGMTRLMLRTELDAKQRNYLEKIDVSGKTLLAIINDILDFSKIEAGRLELEETDFTLEAVLESVSTVTAIRAEEKGIEIAFGIGAGVPRVLRGDPLRLSQVLINLVGNAVKFTDEGEVVASVEVVGGAGDRMLQFSVRDTGIGLDDERRALLFRPFSQGDSETARRYGGTGLGLAISKQLVEMMGGRIEVDSAPGQGSTFRFTIPLKGTQPAVAAREAIWGGRPLEGMRVLIVDDNATARAILTDMVSGFGMAVEAVPSGREALAALRAASAREEAFALVLMDWRMPDMDGLETARHIRADASLAETPAILMVTAYGREEVLRRVDQLGLQGLLIKPVTESMMFNVIMNLFSEAPDGDLFGKPRPPVAVGNRSVLKDTLAILAGRRVLVVDDNALNREVASEFLTSVNMHVDAVASGREALGALAVASYDAVLMDVQMPGMDGPATTREIRRNPAWAHLPIVALTAQARVEDREASLKAGMTAHLTKPVDEALLYKTLADIFTGALRSGEPHPAAGPARSGGGRGGHVDFGTALRLVGRDPDRLARLLAGFVKDFSDTPQQLVLALASDDLAEAAALAHKVKGPAGYLRADALVQLAANVEDAARNGEGDRAREQAIAFNAELEQVLAAVRGHMTEGAVAEAPDRVARPPDRPPSNGSLASLVDEAEALVARDEFTAGAVLARLAAAAKDAPQTALIEAIRGHFDDLELDAALAGLARLRAELGRAGDGASA; translated from the coding sequence ATGCAGAACGTTCACGGCGTGCCCTCCGATCTGGTCGCGCGCTGGCGAAATCAGCTGGCGCTCGTAGCCGAGATCACCGGGACGCAGCTCGCCCGCCTTCTGCTGGTGCAACAGGGCGAAGCCGAGACGCTGCTGGCCGAGGGGCCGGGGGCAGCCGGCTGCGCCATCGGCGAACGGGTGCTGCTCGATGGTTCGGGCCTGTTCGTCGCGCGGGTCGCCGCAGATCAGGCAGCACTCGTCGTTTCCGATGCGACCGTGAAGGAGGAATGGCGCCGCGCGCCGGAGGTCGCACGCGGCCTGCGCGCCTATTGCGGGCTGCCGGTCCTCAAGCCCGATGGAACGCTGTTCGGCGTGGTCGATCTCGCCGACCGCGTGGCGCGAGGCTTTTCCTCGGCGCAGCAGCGCCTGCTCGCCCTGTGCCGCGACAGCATCCAGGATCATCTCGCGCTGGTTGCGGTCTCGGCGCCGGCGGCGCCGGCCGATGCCGATCGCGAAGCCGACCGGGAACGGCTGCAGCTCGCGGCCGAGATCAACGGTCTCGGCGTCTGGGACTACGACGTCGATCGCGGCGTCCTGCACTGCGACGCGAACTGGTACCGTATTTTCGGTCGCGATCCGGCCGAGCCGGTCACCACCCTCGAAGCGCTCAGGCCGATGCTGCATCCCGACGACGTTCCGCTCGTCGATGCAGCTCTGGCCATCCCGCAGCGGCGATCCGGCGTGGCTGGACGGGACAATCGCGCGGCTTTCCGCGTCATGCATCCCGACGGCACGATCCGCCGGGTATCCTCGGTCGCCCGCTTCATTCCGGCGACACCGGGCCGGCCCAACCGGCTGACGGGCATCGTGGTCGACGTCACCGAGGCGCATGAGGCCGAGGAGCGGCTGAAGCGCAGTCTCGAAGCACTGCAGCAGACCGAGAAGCTGGCCAGGCTCGGCAGCTGGACCTGGGATGTCGGCGCCGATTTCATCGCCTGGTCGGACACCGCCAACCAACTGTTCGGCTGGGATCCGGCCAAACCCCTGCCGGGCTACGATGGCATGGCGGCGCTTTTTGCCCCGGAAAGCTGGGAGCGTCTTGGACCTGTCGTCCAGGAATGTCTGGAGACGGGCGAGCCTTATGTGATCGACATGGAGGCCATCCGCACCGACGGCAGCCACTTCTTCGTGCAGGCGCGCGGCCAGGCGGAGCGCGACGCGAGCGGCAAGGTCGTCTCGCTGTTCGGCACCATCCTCGACATCACACAGCGCCGGGCCGCCGAGCAGGCGCTCGCCGAACGCGAGCGCTGGCTTTCCGACATGGTCGAGAACCTGCCGGCCGGCGCGATGCTGGTGAAGGACGGCGAGCTGCTGGTCAACAAGGCCGTGGAAGCGATGACCGGCTATTCCCGGGAGGAGCTGCCGACCCGGGAGATCTGGTTCGAGCGGCTGTTCCGCGACAGCGCGGGCATCCGCATGCGCGCCTATATGGAACATCGCGCCCGCGGCTTCGGCGACGTCGCCAAGGTGACCTTCTATCGCAAGGACGGCGAGCCGCGCCGCGCCGAGATCACCCCGACCGCGGTCAAGGGCGACGAAATCTGGCTGATGCGCGACATCACCGAGCAGGAACGCCTGACGGATGCGCTGTCCGACGAGAAGGAGCGCCTGGTTCTGGCGACACAGGCCGGGCGTATCGGCGTCTTCGGCATCGATTTCCGCGCACGCAAGGTCACGTGGGACGAGCAGATGCACGTCCTCTATGGCCGGCGGCCCGGCGATTTCGGCGGCGATTTCGGCGATTGGGCCGCGATCCTGCATCCCGACGATCGCGACGAGATGACCCGGCGCTGGCAGGCGGCGATCGGCACGGAATCCTTCTTCGAGGACGAGTTCCGCATGGTCCGTCCCGACGGCGAGGTGCGCCATATCCGCTCCTATGCCCGCCTGTTCCAGGATGGCGACGGCCAGCCGCTGCGCGCGGTCGGCGTCAACTGGGATTCGACCGACATCCATCGCACCGCGGAGGTGCTGAACACGGCGAAGGAGGTTGCCGAGGCGGCGGAACGGGCGAAAAGCGATTTCCTCGCCACCATGAGCCACGAGATCCGCACGCCGCTGAACACGGTCATCGGCATGACGCGGCTGATGTTGCGCACCGAGCTCGACGCCAAGCAGCGCAACTATCTGGAAAAGATCGACGTTTCCGGCAAGACGCTGCTCGCGATCATCAACGACATCCTCGATTTCTCCAAGATCGAGGCCGGCCGGCTGGAGCTGGAGGAAACCGACTTCACGCTCGAGGCGGTGCTGGAATCGGTCTCGACCGTCACCGCCATCCGCGCCGAGGAAAAGGGCATCGAGATCGCCTTCGGCATCGGCGCCGGCGTGCCGCGCGTCCTGCGCGGCGATCCGCTGCGGCTGTCGCAGGTGCTGATCAATCTCGTCGGCAATGCCGTGAAGTTCACCGACGAGGGCGAGGTCGTCGCCTCCGTCGAGGTCGTCGGCGGCGCTGGCGACCGGATGCTGCAATTCTCCGTGCGCGACACCGGCATCGGCCTCGACGATGAGCGGCGCGCCCTGCTGTTCCGGCCGTTCAGCCAGGGCGACAGCGAAACCGCGCGGCGCTATGGCGGCACGGGCCTTGGCCTTGCCATCAGCAAGCAACTCGTCGAGATGATGGGCGGGCGCATCGAGGTCGACAGCGCGCCGGGCCAGGGCTCGACCTTCCGTTTCACCATCCCGCTGAAAGGCACCCAGCCTGCGGTGGCCGCGCGGGAGGCGATCTGGGGCGGCCGCCCGCTCGAAGGCATGCGCGTTCTCATCGTCGACGACAATGCGACGGCGCGGGCCATCCTCACCGACATGGTGTCGGGTTTCGGCATGGCCGTGGAGGCCGTGCCGTCGGGCCGCGAGGCACTGGCGGCGCTGCGTGCGGCGTCGGCGCGCGAGGAGGCCTTTGCCCTGGTGCTGATGGACTGGCGCATGCCCGACATGGACGGCCTGGAGACGGCCCGGCACATCCGCGCCGACGCGAGCCTTGCCGAAACGCCCGCCATCCTCATGGTGACGGCCTATGGCCGGGAGGAGGTGCTGCGGCGGGTCGATCAGCTCGGCCTGCAGGGCCTGCTGATCAAGCCGGTGACCGAGTCCATGATGTTCAACGTCATCATGAACCTGTTCTCGGAGGCGCCCGACGGCGACCTGTTCGGCAAGCCGCGGCCGCCGGTGGCGGTCGGCAACCGGTCGGTGCTGAAGGACACGCTCGCCATTCTCGCCGGCCGGCGCGTCCTGGTGGTCGACGACAACGCGCTGAACCGCGAGGTCGCTTCCGAGTTTCTCACTTCGGTGAACATGCATGTCGATGCGGTCGCAAGTGGCAGGGAGGCGCTCGGCGCACTGGCGGTTGCAAGCTATGACGCTGTGCTGATGGACGTACAGATGCCCGGCATGGACGGTCCGGCGACGACCCGCGAGATCCGGCGCAACCCGGCCTGGGCGCACCTGCCGATCGTCGCCTTGACGGCGCAGGCGCGCGTCGAGGATCGCGAGGCGAGTCTCAAGGCCGGCATGACCGCCCATCTGACCAAGCCGGTCGACGAGGCACTCCTCTACAAGACGCTGGCCGACATTTTCACCGGAGCCTTGCGCTCGGGCGAGCCGCATCCGGCAGCCGGACCCGCGCGTTCGGGCGGAGGCCGCGGCGGCCATGTCGATTTCGGCACGGCCTTGCGCCTCGTCGGTCGCGATCCGGACCGGCTTGCGCGGCTGCTTGCCGGTTTCGTGAAGGATTTCTCCGATACGCCGCAACAGCTCGTCCTGGCCCTGGCATCGGACGACCTCGCCGAGGCGGCGGCGCTCGCGCACAAGGTGAAGGGGCCGGCCGGCTATCTCAGGGCCGATGCCCTGGTGCAGCTCGCGGCCAATGTCGAGGACGCGGCGCGGAACGGCGAGGGCGATCGCGCACGCGAACAGGCGATCGCCTTCAACGCCGAGCTGGAACAGGTGCTGGCCGCCGTGCGCGGCCACATGACCGAGGGGGCCGTGGCGGAGGCGCCGGACAGGGTGGCCCGGCCGCCGGACCGCCCGCCGAGCAACGGCTCGCTCGCGTCCCTGGTCGACGAGGCCGAGGCGCTGGTGGCGCGGGACGAGTTCACGGCGGGCGCGGTCCTGGCCCGCCTTGCGGCGGCGGCGAAGGACGCGCCGCAGACGGCGCTGATCGAGGCGATCCGCGGCCATTTCGACGACCTGGAGCTGGACGCGGCGCTCGCCGGCCTCGCCCGGCTGCGGGCCGAGCTCGGCAGGGCAGGCGACGGAGCTTCCGCTTGA
- the pleD_1 gene encoding Response regulator PleD has translation MTQDNRPTVLVVDDERVNRAVLAELLADECRVILAKDGPSALQRTQEERVSLVLLDASMPGMDGYEVLRRLKADDRTAKIEVIFVTGQTDEQDEERGLLLGAVDYIAKPIRPALVRARVRNHLKLARQREELELLSLRDGLTGIANRRHFDMEFNRVCRHAARSGDSLSLAMIDVDYFKQYNDRYGHGAGDMALARIAQALVATAQRPYDTAARYGGEEFVLLLPGVDEPAATLEQVRADVAALGIAHAGSDTASVLTISCGVVVARAELAREPARLLRWADEALYQAKREGRNRTIVLKP, from the coding sequence TTGACGCAGGATAACAGGCCAACCGTCCTCGTCGTCGACGACGAACGCGTCAACCGGGCCGTCCTGGCCGAGCTCCTGGCCGATGAATGCCGGGTCATTCTCGCCAAGGATGGACCGTCGGCGCTGCAGCGGACCCAGGAGGAGCGCGTCAGCCTGGTCCTGCTCGATGCCTCCATGCCGGGCATGGACGGCTACGAGGTGCTGCGCCGGCTGAAGGCCGACGACCGCACCGCCAAGATCGAGGTGATCTTCGTGACCGGGCAGACCGACGAGCAGGACGAGGAGCGCGGCCTGCTGCTCGGCGCCGTCGACTACATTGCCAAGCCGATCCGCCCGGCGCTCGTCCGCGCCAGGGTGCGCAATCACCTGAAGCTCGCCCGCCAGCGCGAGGAGCTGGAGCTCCTGTCGCTGCGCGACGGCCTGACCGGCATCGCCAACCGGCGCCATTTCGACATGGAGTTCAACCGGGTCTGCCGCCACGCCGCGCGCTCGGGCGACAGCTTGAGCCTCGCCATGATCGATGTCGACTACTTCAAGCAGTACAACGACCGCTACGGGCACGGCGCCGGCGACATGGCGCTGGCGCGGATCGCCCAGGCGCTGGTCGCGACGGCGCAGCGTCCCTACGACACCGCGGCGCGTTATGGCGGCGAGGAGTTCGTGCTGCTTCTGCCCGGCGTCGACGAGCCCGCCGCGACGCTCGAACAGGTCCGCGCCGATGTGGCGGCGCTCGGCATCGCCCATGCCGGATCGGACACCGCCTCCGTGCTGACCATCAGCTGCGGCGTCGTCGTGGCGCGTGCCGAGCTCGCGCGCGAGCCGGCGCGGCTGCTGCGCTGGGCCGACGAGGCGCTCTATCAGGCCAAGCGCGAGGGTCGCAACCGCACGATCGTGCTCAAGCCTTGA
- the bioA_2 gene encoding Adenosylmethionine-8-amino-7-oxononanoate aminotransferase, with translation MTVRPNSLQARDISYLVHPYTNARRHEHVGPLIIDRGKGIHVYDDQGREYIEAMAGLWSVAVGFGEERLVQAAARQMGRLPYYHTFTHKSNEPSIALAEKIAQMTPDGLDHVFFTNSGSEANDTVVKIVWYYNNARGRPAKKKFIARNGGYHGITVAAGSLTGLQVNQRGFDLPLPFVRHVTCPHHYRFAEPGETEDAFTDRLAAELEAVILQEGPDTVAAFIGEPVMGAGGVLVPPDGYWRKMQEVCRRHDVLVVADEVINGFGRVGTMFACEHFGIRPDMLVLSKQITSSYQPLAAIVFSDAIYQGVADGSAELGTFGHGFTASGHPVATAVGLENLAIIEERDLVGNAARVGAHLQEGLRRFTGHPLVGEVRGVGLIGAIELVADKATKRRFDPPGKVGSYLFERAQERGLIVRNVQDSIAFCPPMIITAVQVDDLLGRFAGALEETQAWVAAGCT, from the coding sequence ATGACCGTTCGACCCAACTCACTGCAGGCCCGTGACATCAGTTACCTGGTCCATCCCTACACCAATGCGCGCCGTCACGAGCATGTCGGGCCGCTGATCATCGATCGCGGCAAGGGGATCCATGTCTATGACGACCAGGGGCGGGAATATATCGAGGCGATGGCCGGCCTCTGGAGCGTCGCCGTCGGCTTCGGCGAGGAACGCCTGGTCCAGGCGGCCGCCCGGCAAATGGGCCGCCTGCCCTACTATCACACCTTCACGCACAAATCGAACGAGCCCTCCATCGCGCTCGCCGAGAAGATCGCCCAGATGACGCCGGACGGTCTCGACCATGTCTTCTTCACGAATTCGGGGTCCGAGGCCAACGATACCGTCGTGAAGATCGTCTGGTACTACAACAACGCGCGCGGCAGGCCGGCCAAGAAGAAATTCATCGCGCGCAATGGCGGCTATCACGGCATCACCGTGGCCGCCGGGAGCCTGACGGGCCTCCAGGTGAACCAGCGCGGTTTCGATCTGCCGCTCCCCTTCGTCCGCCACGTCACCTGCCCGCACCACTACCGTTTCGCGGAGCCGGGCGAAACCGAGGACGCTTTCACCGACCGTCTCGCCGCCGAACTCGAGGCGGTGATCCTGCAGGAAGGGCCGGACACCGTCGCGGCCTTCATCGGCGAACCCGTCATGGGGGCCGGCGGCGTCCTGGTGCCGCCCGACGGCTATTGGCGCAAGATGCAGGAGGTCTGCCGTCGGCACGACGTGCTTGTCGTCGCCGACGAGGTGATCAACGGCTTCGGTCGGGTCGGCACCATGTTTGCCTGCGAGCATTTCGGCATTCGCCCGGACATGCTCGTGCTGTCGAAGCAGATAACCTCCTCCTACCAGCCCCTCGCCGCGATCGTGTTCAGCGATGCGATCTACCAGGGCGTCGCCGACGGCAGCGCCGAACTCGGAACGTTCGGGCACGGCTTCACCGCCAGCGGGCATCCGGTCGCAACGGCGGTCGGCCTCGAAAACCTCGCGATCATCGAGGAGCGCGACCTCGTCGGCAACGCCGCCCGCGTCGGGGCCCATCTGCAGGAAGGCCTGCGCCGCTTCACCGGCCACCCGCTCGTCGGCGAAGTGCGCGGCGTCGGCCTGATCGGCGCGATCGAGCTCGTCGCCGACAAGGCGACGAAACGGAGGTTCGACCCTCCAGGCAAGGTCGGCTCCTACCTCTTCGAGCGAGCACAGGAACGCGGACTGATCGTCCGCAACGTTCAGGACAGCATCGCATTCTGCCCGCCGATGATCATCACGGCAGTCCAGGTCGACGATCTCCTCGGCCGCTTCGCCGGCGCGCTGGAGGAGACCCAGGCGTGGGTCGCGGCAGGCTGCACGTGA
- the apc4_7 gene encoding Acetophenone carboxylase delta subunit, protein MDMVSLNITGGILVSICRDMGVTLMRTSYSTIFSESLDFTCGLALPTGELAATGDFCPSMIGGMPLLLRSCVQEIALDELEEGDVILHNDPYRGGLHTPEHTFFKPVFVDGALVGFAVAIGHVCEVGGMAPAGFAGEATEVFHEGLRVPPVKIKRRGKDVDDVWRLLLANVRTPRYNYGDFRALIAAIDLGERRMADLVRKLGVASFREHAEALMDYSERRMRAEIEKIPDGRYTFEDVMEDDGIEDKMFTIKAEVIVEGSDLIVDYHGSSPQAKGPINGTLGVAHGAAYNGVLQLTDSTIPKNSGCFRPIRVLAPPGTVVNVDFPGPSVGGNTESHCRIANVVMGALAPALKERSAATDGATHSNFLFGGRDARTGEFFCCYDLTPVGWGGRSFADGNDAVGGINGNCPHIPVEVFEYRFPWHVEEFKLVDGSGGPGTFRGGLALSKTVRCTDTPMTFSYMSDRQKVHPWGIHGGHDGAKAELLMKRAGSGDWLTITQAFNKVSPSKFANVPIQPGDRIRISSPAGGGWGPPARRDRRRVAEDLADGFITEEQARTVYKAG, encoded by the coding sequence ATGGACATGGTATCCCTGAACATCACCGGCGGCATTCTCGTCTCGATCTGCCGCGACATGGGCGTGACGCTGATGCGCACGTCCTATTCGACGATCTTTTCGGAATCGCTCGACTTCACGTGCGGCCTCGCCCTGCCGACCGGCGAGCTCGCCGCGACGGGCGATTTCTGCCCCTCGATGATCGGCGGCATGCCGCTCCTGCTGCGCTCGTGCGTCCAGGAGATCGCCCTCGACGAACTCGAGGAGGGCGACGTCATCCTGCACAACGACCCCTATCGGGGCGGCCTGCACACCCCGGAGCACACCTTTTTCAAGCCGGTCTTCGTCGACGGCGCCCTGGTCGGCTTTGCTGTCGCGATCGGCCACGTCTGCGAGGTCGGGGGCATGGCGCCGGCCGGCTTTGCCGGGGAAGCCACGGAGGTTTTCCACGAGGGACTGCGCGTGCCGCCGGTGAAGATCAAGCGCCGGGGCAAGGACGTGGATGACGTCTGGCGCCTGCTGCTCGCGAATGTGCGCACGCCCCGCTACAACTATGGCGACTTCCGCGCCCTGATCGCGGCGATCGATCTCGGCGAACGCCGCATGGCCGATCTGGTCAGAAAGCTCGGCGTCGCCAGCTTCCGTGAGCATGCCGAGGCGCTGATGGATTATTCCGAGCGTCGCATGCGCGCCGAAATCGAAAAAATCCCCGATGGCCGCTACACGTTCGAGGACGTGATGGAGGATGACGGCATCGAGGACAAGATGTTCACGATCAAAGCCGAAGTGATCGTCGAGGGCTCCGATCTGATCGTCGACTATCACGGCTCCTCGCCGCAGGCGAAGGGACCGATCAACGGCACGCTCGGGGTCGCGCACGGCGCCGCCTATAACGGCGTCCTGCAGCTCACGGATTCGACCATCCCGAAGAACTCGGGCTGCTTCCGGCCGATACGGGTGCTGGCTCCCCCAGGCACCGTCGTCAACGTCGATTTTCCCGGCCCTTCCGTCGGCGGCAATACCGAGAGCCACTGCCGGATCGCGAACGTGGTCATGGGAGCGCTCGCACCGGCGCTCAAGGAGCGCTCCGCCGCCACCGACGGCGCGACGCATTCGAACTTCCTGTTCGGAGGCCGGGACGCCAGGACCGGCGAGTTCTTCTGCTGCTACGACCTCACGCCCGTCGGCTGGGGCGGCCGCAGCTTCGCCGATGGCAACGATGCCGTCGGCGGCATCAACGGCAATTGCCCGCACATTCCCGTCGAGGTCTTCGAATACCGCTTCCCCTGGCACGTCGAGGAGTTCAAGCTCGTCGACGGCTCCGGCGGTCCCGGCACCTTCCGAGGCGGGCTGGCCCTTTCCAAGACCGTGCGCTGCACGGATACGCCGATGACCTTCAGCTATATGAGCGACCGCCAGAAGGTGCACCCGTGGGGCATTCACGGCGGCCATGACGGCGCGAAGGCCGAGCTGTTGATGAAGCGCGCTGGCAGCGGCGACTGGCTGACGATCACGCAGGCCTTCAACAAGGTCTCGCCCTCCAAATTCGCCAACGTTCCGATCCAGCCGGGCGATCGCATCAGGATCTCCTCACCGGCGGGCGGCGGCTGGGGACCGCCGGCTCGACGCGATCGCCGGCGCGTGGCGGAAGACCTGGCGGATGGCTTCATCACCGAGGAGCAGGCCCGTACCGTCTACAAGGCCGGTTGA